AGCTCCAGCGAGTCCAGCAACACGTTGCGGGAGGCTGCCTGCACTTCGAAGATGTGGGTCAGGCAGGTGCCGGTGACGCCCAGCAGGTGCTCCTCCACCGTGGGTGCCAGGCCGTAGCCAAGCAGCCCCGGCGCACTGTCATGCAGCTGCTGGTGGTAGCCATCCTTGCCCAGGAAAACGTGGCGCAGGCCGGTGTGGGGTTCGACGTGGGCGCGGGCGAGAAGGGTCTCGGGTTCCCTCGGTGCATCCTTCGGATCGCGTGGCGCCTGCCGGGCGAGTACCGCCGGGCGCTTCTCCTCGGTGATGAAGTCGCGCAGGCCTGGGGGCAGCTTCGGATTGCGCGTGGATGAGCTTTGGACGTAGTCCACGTCGGCGTGGCTGACCTGCTGGGGTCGCGTCACCAGATCGATCGCCGAGGAATTCTCGTGCACCGCGCGCTTCAGCGCCTGCAGCTGTGCATCGGTTGCCGGCGAATCGATGTAGACGACGTAGGAGAGGTTGTTGGGATAGGCCAGGCTTGCGCTCTTGCGCTCGGGAATGCTGGTGAACACCACATCCAGCGCATCCAGCGGAATGTCCTGCACCGCCGCCTGCACGACGTACTCGTCAGCCACCGAGCTGGCGAGCGTACCGACCAGCGAGTCCCAGGAGCCGGCACCCAGGTTGTAGCCGGCGTAGTCCCGGCCGCTGTCGCTGATGTACTGGAACTCGCCGGTTGGCCCGATGCGCAGGCGCCTGACCCCTGAGCGGCTCTCGGCAGTCACCTTGGCATGGATGGTGGTCGGGACTGCAGGCTGCGCTGACTGCGCCTGGATGGCCGCGCGCTTGGCAGCGACATAGGCGCGCAGCGGAGAGACCGCATCTTCAGCGGCAACCGCGCCGGGCGCGGACAGCAACAGCAGGGAGGACAGCGCGGCGGCGCCGATGAACGTCAACGCGGTCCGGGGGAGGGCGAGGGACATGAAAGGAATGGGCTCCGAGGGCGAACATGAACGAGTGCCCACTGTTTCACGTCGGATCGCCCCGGCTAAATAACGCTTGGCCATTCCCATATACGCGCCCGCGCCAGCCGCCCAACGTCATCGACGCTGGGCGGCTGTCTCGCCGATCAAAAACCGGTACTAGTAAATGCGGCGGGGCTCCGGAACCGGTGCCGGTGCCGGTGCACCGGGGTGCCACGGCCGCTCGATCACCTGCGACGGCTGCTCGCGCCACATCACCGCCAGCGTGCAGTCGTTGGCGCGTTCCCGGCACATCTTTTCTGCCTTGCGCTGCGCGGCTTCCGGACTGGCCTCGGCCAGGGCGAAGCCCATGGACACCGTTCCGGTGAAGATGGCCGAGTAGCCCTCGCCGGTGGCGACGGCCGACTGGCCGCAGTTGCGGGAGCGGGCGGCACAGTACTTCACCGCGTTCTGCATCGAGGCGCTCACCGTCGCCTGGTTCATCGAGTAGCCGTAGGCGCCATCTGCATCGTAGGCAATGGCCGAGGCCGCGCCTGCAGTGGACGAAACGCCCAACAGCAGCGCACAGGAAATTGCATGCATCCAGTTCATTGAATCCTCCTTTTCGTCGATGGTTGACCGAAGGGGTAACGGTAATCAAGCCTGTCGTGCGCGCAATCGCGCCCGCGGTTCACGTTCCGCAGGCGCTGTGCTGCCGGCTCTGGTTCAGAGCCGCACGGTCACGCCCACCTGGAAGCCACGCCCCGGCAGTGGCGCGATGTATTTCAGTGGCGAGTTGTGCGGGCGCGCCTCTTCGTTGAGCAGGTTGCTGCCGTTGATGAAGACCTCCATCCCGGCCACGGCGGTCGTGCGCAAGGGAATCTCCCGGCTCAGCTGCAGGTCGACCAGGTTGAACGCATCCAGTGGTACTTCTTCGCTGACGTTGCGGCCCAGGTACTTCTGCGTGTCGTAGTAGGTGCTCGACAGCTGCGCCTTCCAGCCCTCGCGCTGCCATTGCACGGTGGCGCCGTAACGGTTGGTCGGCATGTTGGGCAGGTATTCGCCATCGTTATGGGCGCGCAGCGAATCGGGGTGGTCGGCCTTGTTCTTCACCAGGTCGGCAAAGGCCGATACCTCCAGGCTGCCGAAGCGACCGAGCATCAGTGACTGCGAGGCATCGACCTCGAAACCCTTCACCGTCGTATCGGTCTGCTTCCAGTACTTCAGCGGCAGGCGGTTGGCGGTCTGCAGGCCGGAGTAGCCCAGGTACAGGTAGTTTTCGTAACGCATGCGGTAAGCGGTGGCCGACAGCTGGAAGCCGCCCAGGTGGAACAGGCCGGTCAGCTCGAGGTTCTTCGCACGTTCCGGGTCCAGGTTCTGGTTGCCTTCCTCCTGGGTCATCACCGAATAATGCGCATTGCTGGCGTAGAGCTCGTTGATCTCCGGTGCGCGCTGCGAGGAGGAGTAACGCACCTTGGCGGCGAACAGCGGGCCGAGTTCAACGTAGGCGCCGATGCTGTAGCTGTTGAGCCGGAAGTCGCGGTCCTGCAGCGTGGTGTTGGCGGAATTGCGCGCCGTCTTGAAGCTGCTCGGCCGCAATGTGTGGTCTACGCGTTCGTGGCGCACGCCGGCATCGAACGAGGCCCAGTCGAAGTCCAGTGTTTCCTTCAGGAACACCGCCTGGCTGCGCGTATCGACGTTGGGCAGGTAGCGCAGCGATCCGCTGCCGGTGACGTCACGCGACTGCTGGCTGAGACCGAGCAGGCCGCTCAGCGGGCCGACGCGGCGATGGGCCAGCAGCAGTTCGGCCTGGGTGCATTCAAAGTCGTAATCGTTGGCCTTGCTGGTACCCAGGCGTTCGCCCGAGGTGTTGTCCAGCTGCGAGACGCGCAGCTCGGCACGCTCGATGCCCGGCACCGGGTCGCGCAGCAGGGCTTCCAGCGCATAGCGCTCCTGCTTGATGACCACGCCCACAGGCAGGCCGTCGGCGTAGTTGGAACCGAAGGACAGGTTCTGCATCGAGAAGCCCGGCACGCCGTATTCGCTGTCCTTGGCATCAATACTGACACCCACGTAGCCGCGGTCGAAGAACAGGGTCGAGCCGAGAGCCACCTGGGAACTGCGTGAGTAGCTGTTGCCCAGGCGGTGGTGGTAGTCCGGGGTGACGTCGTTGTTGATCCGCTTCTGCACATAGGACGGCGTGCCGGCGACGTAGTCCGGATTGACCGGATTGACGTAGGTCTGGTGCTGCCAGACCGAGGTCGGGCTGTTGGTGTAGAAGGAGAACTCGCCATCGGCCCAGTCCGGGTTCTCGGTCATGAACTGGTCGATGTAGGGTTGCGAGGCTTTGTTGTAGACCTGCTGCACCCGGGCCTCCTTCTGGCAGGCATCGGCCAGCGCCGAGTTGACCCCGCCGGCGGCCGGGAACAGCTGGCTGTTGCAGGCGGCCGCCTTGCTGTTGCCGGGAATGTCGTAGTGCGAGATGCGCTGCCGCGAGACCTGCAGGTTGGTGGAGACGTTGCGCTGGTTGTTGAAGTTCATCCGGAAGCCCTGCGCATCGGCGGCGTTGAAGCCCTTGCGCAGCACCAGTTCCATCGACTGGTCCTTGTCTTCCATCGAGCGCGGGATCAGCCCGGAGTCGACCTCGACGCTGCCGCCGATGGCGTTGCCGCCGTAGCGCACCGTGTCGGAGGACTTGTTGACGGTGACGCTGCGCACGAACAGCGGGTCGAATGGAATGTTGATGTCGCCGCTGATCGCGTTCATGCCAAGGATGGACTGGCCGTCCTGCAGGATCTGCACGCGGTTGCCGCTCAGGCTGCGGATGACCGGCGCGCCGGCGTTGGGCCCGAAGGCGCTGCTCTGCACGCCGGAGACATGCTCTAGCAGGCCGCCAAGGGTGCGGTTCTGGGCCTGCGGGTTGTCGACGGTGACCCGGCTGTCGATGCGTGAGGGCTGGCTGGCTTCCACCTGCAGGGTGGGAAGGGTGGGCGCGTCCGCCGCCCTGGCGGAATGGAGGGCGACGGACTGAAGGGCGAGGGGGATGGCTGCAGCTAGCAGGTGGCGACGCATGACACGCTCCGTAAAATTGGCGTGAAATGTTATAACGTAACTATTCGTAACGACAAACGATTTCTTCGCCGTATCATCGAAGCCATCATCGATGGCGACCGGCCCTGTCTTGGATTCCCTGCAGCACTTCCATCCCGCCACCCGCGACTGGTTCCGTTCCGCGTTCGCCGCATCGACGCCGGTGCAGGACGAGGCGTGGGCGTCGATCGCCGCAGGCCGGCACACCCTGGTGGTGGCGCCGACCGGATCGGGCAAGACGCTGGCTGCGTTCCTGCATGCGATCGACCAGGTCTTCGCCGAGCGCGATGGCGACGCACGCCGCGACCCGGCGGCTAAGCCCGTACCGCGCACGCGCGTGCTGTACCTGTCGCCGATCAAGGCATTGGGCAGCGATGTGCAGCGCAACCTGCAGGTGCCCCTGAAGGGCATCAGCGCCCGCCGCGGCGAGCGCGGCGATCCGGCGGTGGCCCTGACCGTGGCCATGCGCACCGGCGATACCAGCAGCAGTGACCGCGCACGCCTGGTGCGGCGCCCGCCGGATATCCTGATCACCACGCCAGAGTCGCTGTACCTGATGCTGACCTCGCAGGCGAGGGAGATCCTGCGCGATGTGCATACGGTGATCCTCGATGAGATCCATGCGGTGGCGGGCGGCAAGCGTGGCTCGCACCTGGCGCTGAGCCTGGAGCGGCTCGATGCGCTGCTGCAGGCACCCGCACAACGCATCGGCCTGTCGGCCACGGTGCGCCCGGTCGAGGGCGTTGCCGCCTTCCTCGGCGGTGATCGCCCGGTGCAGGTGGTGCAGCCGCCTTCGCAGCGGCAGCTGGAACTGAAGATCGTGGTGCCGGTGGAAGACATGACCGATCTGGTCGTGCACGGTCCCGCGGAAGGACGTGGGGCCGGCGCACGCACCGGTTCGATCTGGCCGCATGTGGAAGCCAGCATTCTCGACAACGTGATGCGGCATCGCTCCACGATTGTGTTTGCCAATTCGCGTGGCGTGGCCGAACGGCTGACTGCACGACTCAACGAGCTGCATGCCGAGCGCACGGGCGTCGAGCCTGCGGGCGAAGCGGATGCTGCGGATACAGCCGCCTACGGATCGTTCACCGGCAGCACGGTGAACCGTGTCACCACGCCGGCCTCGGTGATCGCGCGCTCGCACCACGGCTCGGTGTCCAAGGAACAGCGCGCCGCCATCGAGCAGGCGCTGAAGTCGGGTGACCTGCGCTGCGTGGTCGCCACCTCCAGTCTTGAGCTGGGCATCGACATGGGCCTAGTGGACCTGGTGATCCAGGTCGCGGCGCCGCCTTCGGTGTCCAGTGCACTGCAGCGGGTGGGCCGTGCCGGTCACCAGGTGGGCGGCATGTCACGCGGCCTGCTGTATCCGCGTACGCGCCGTGATCTGGTCGATGCTGTGGTGGTGGTGGACAGCATGCTGCATGGACGCATCGAAGCCCTCGATCCGCCGCGCAATCCGCTCGATGTGCTGGCCCAGCAGACCGTGGCGGCGGTAGCGATGGAGCCACTCGATGTCGAGGCCTGGTTCGCACGCGTGCGCCGGGCTGCGCCGTACCGCACGCTGCCGCGCAGTGCCTTCGACGCAGTGCTGGACATGCTGGCCGGCCGCTATCCGTCCGATGAGTTCGCCGGTTTCCGCCCGCGGCTTGTCTGGGACCGGAAGACCGGCACGTTGACCGCACGTCCTGGCGCCCGCCAGCTGGCGGTGACCAGCGGCGGCACCATTCCCGACCGTGGCATGTATGCCGTCGTGCTGCCCGAAGGCGAAGAACAGGCGGGATCGCGCCGTGTCGGCGAGCTGGATGAAGAGATGGTCCACGAGTCGCGGGTGAATGATGTGATCACCCTCGGCGCAACGTCCTGGCGCATCGACCAGATCACCCTTGACCAGGTCGTGGTGACGCCAGCGCCGGGGCGCTCGGCGCGGCTGCCGTTCTGGCGCGGCGAAGGCATCGGCCGCCCGGCCGAGCTGGGGCAGGCCACCGGCGCCTTCCTGGCGGAACTCGAGACCGAGCCTGGCGGCGCTGCCGAGCCGTCGCCGGCATTGCTCGCCCGGCTGCGCGATCGCGGCCTGGATGAACGCGCGATCAGCAACATGCTGGCGCTCGTGGCCGAACAGCAGCAGGCCACCGGTGTGCTGCCCACCGACCTGCGCCTGGTCGTCGAGCGCTGCCGTGATGAACTCGGCGACTGGCGGGTGATGCTGCATTCGCCCTACGGCCGCCGCGTGCACGATCCCTGGGCGCTGGCGGTGGCTGCGCGCCTGCGCGAGCAGGCTGGCATCGATCCGGCCGTGGTGGCCAGCGACGACGGCATCATCGTACGCATGCCCGACCGCAGCGGTACACCGCCTGGCGCGGAACTGTTCCTGTTCGATGCGTCCCACCTGCGCCAGGTCATCAATCGCTCGGTCGCCGGTTCCGCGTTGTTCGCCGCACGTTTTCGTGAGTGTGCCTCGCGCGCGCTGCTGCTGCCGCGGCGCACGCCGGGCAAGCGCTCGCCGTTGTGGCAGCAGCGCCTGCGTGCGGGGCAGCTGCTGGAGATCGCCCGTGGCCACGATGAGTTCCCGATCCTGGTTGAGACCGCGCGCGAGTGCCTGCAGGACGTCTACGACCTTGATGCACTGGATGCGCTGATGCTGCGCGTGCAGGCCGGTCAGGTCCAGGTGGTCGAGGTGGATACGGCCGTGCCATCGCCGTTCGCGGCGAACCTGCTGTTCGGCTATGTCGCCGAGTTCATGTACGAAGCCGATGTACCGCTGGCCGAACGGCGTGCATCGGTGCTGTCGCTCGACAGTGGGCTGCTGGCGGAACTGCTCGGCGAGGTGGATCTGGGCGAACTGCTGGACGATGCCGTGGTGGCCACCGTGGAGCGCGAGCTGCAACGCCTGGATCCGGCCCGCCACGCGCGTGGCAGCGAAGGCGTGGCCGACCTGCTGCGTGAGCTGGGCCCGCTGCCGGCCGTGGAGGTCGCACAGCGCATCACCGAGCCCGCGCAGGCGGATGCGTGGCTGCAGGCGCTGCAGGCGGCGGGTCGTGCGATCCGTGTTCCCGTCGCAGGGGTCCAGCAGTGGGCGGCGGTGGAGGATGCCGTGCGCCTGCGCGATGTCCTGGGCATCATCCCGCCTGCGGACGTGGCCGAGGTATTCCTGGCCCCGGTACCGGATCCGCTGGGCGATCTGCTCGGCCGCCACGCGCGCACCCATGGGCCCTTCAGCAGTGGCAGCGTGGCCGCCCGTTTCGGTCTTGGTGTGGCGGTGGTGGATGCTGCCCTGCACGTGCTGCAGGAACAGGGCCGGGTCGTGCGCGGCCGGTTCGGCCTGGATCGTCGCGCGGCAGACGAAGTCGCAGCGGCGGCTTCACCGCGTGCAGGCCATGAGTGGGTGGGCACGGAGGTGCTGCAACGGCTGCGGCTGCGCTCCTTGCAGGCCGCCCGCGAGGCGACCCGCCCGGTCCCGGTGCAGGCCTATGTCGGTCTGCTGCTGCAGGGGCAGGGCGTGCTGCCTGGGGGCGCACGCCTGCGTGACAGCGAAGGCGTGCTGCAGGTGATCGAACAACTGGCGGGGCTGCCACTGCCGGCATCGCTGTGGGAACAGCAGGTGCTGCCCGCGCGCGTGCCCGGCTACACGCCTGCGCTGCTGGATGAACTGCTGGCCACCGGCAGGGTGCTCTGGGTCGGCCATGGCCGGCTGGGCGACGACGATGGACTGGTGTCGTTGCACCTGCGTGAGCGTGCCGCTGAAACCCTGCCGGTCACACCGGTGCAGGTCGAAGACTCACCGATGCAGCAGGCCATCCTGCAGGTGCTGGCCGACGGCGGTGCGTTCTTCGCCCGGCAACTGGCGATGCAGGTACAGCCGCGACTGGCCGGTGCAGACACGGCGGGTGAGGACTTCCAGACGGCGCTGTGGCAGCTGGCCTGGCGTGGACAGATCAGCAGTGACCTGTGGGCGCCGCTGCGTGCGCTGGGCGGAGCGCGGCCTGCACGGGCGCGGCCGACGCCGGTGTCGCGCCGCCGTCGCGGCTTTGCCTTCGTTCCGCTGACGACGGACACCGCAGGACTGGAGCTGGCCAGCAGCACGGGGCCGACGCTGGCGGGACGCTGGTCGCTGCTGCCGCGCGAGCGCGCCAGTGACACCCTGCGCGCGCTGGCGCAGACCGAGGCGCTGCTGGACCGCTACACGGTGGTCACCCGTAGCGCAGCGATGAGCGAAGCCGTGGCCGGTGGATTTCCGGCACTGCGCCCGGTGCTGCGCAGCATGGAGGATGCGGGCCAGCTGCTGCGCGGTCGCTTCGTGGAAGGCATGGGCGGTGCCCAGTTCGCCCAGCGCGACGACATCGACCGCCTGCGTGCCAGCGCCGAGCAGACACGTGGACCTGACGGCTGGGTTGCGCTGTCGGCGCTGGATCCCGCCAATCCGTTCGGCAGCCTGCTGCCGTGGCCCCAGCCCATCGCCGGGCCGCGTCCGGTGCGCCGGGCCGGTGCGATGGTGGTGATCGGCGAAGGCCGCCTGCAGCTGTATCTGCCGCAGGGTGGCCGCCAGCTGACCAGCTGGATCGAAGACAAGGCAGGCGACGTGGCCACGCGTTGGGCAACGGCGGCACAGGCGCTGGCCGTGGGCCTGCGGCGCGGCCGGCGGCTGTCCTTCACCCTGGAGCGGATCAACGACGAGGCCATCCATCGTGGGCTCGCCATCGATGCGCTGCGCGCGGCGGGATTCAGCAATGAACCGCGCGGCCTGGGCTGGAACGGCTGATCAGGGCGCGGCCGGATCAGCCTTGTCCACGTCGATGCCGTAGCGCTCGATGGCGACCTGCATCAGCGTACGTTCGACGCGACCGTCATCGGCCAATGCCTTCAACGCAGCCAGCACGATGAAGTGGCGGTCCACCTCGAAGAACGTGCGCAGTGACTCGCGTGTGTCCGAGCGGCCGAAACCATCGGTACCCAGGGCGATGAAGCGACGGTCATCAATGAAGGGGCGGATCTGGTCGGCGACGATCTTCATGTAATCGGTGGCCACCACCACCGGGCCAGCGTACCCTGCAAGGCACTGCTGCACGTAAGGCACGCGCGCTTCGGCGGCGGGGTGCAGCAGGTTCCAGCGCTCGGCGGCCAGGCCGTCGCGACGCAGTTCGGTCAGGCTGGTGGCGCTCCACACGTCACTGGCAATGCCGAAGTCCTGCTGCAGCAGGGTGGCGGCGGCCTCCACCTCGCGCAGGATCGCGCCACTGCCCATCAGCTGCATGCGTGGCTGCGCACTAGCATCGGCCGGAGCCGGGTGCAGCAGGTACAGGCCCTTGAGGATCCCGGCCTCGGCACCCTCGGGCAGGGCCGGGTGCGGGTAGTTCTCGTTGAGCAGGGTGATGTAGTAGTAGATGTCTTCCTGGTCCACGTACATGCGGCGCAGGCCGTCGTGGATGATCACCGCCAGCTCGAAGTTGTAGGTGGGGTCGTAGGAGATGCAGCTGGGAATGACCGAGGACAGCACGTGGCTGTGGCCATCATCGTGCTGCAGGCCTTCGCCCATCAGCGTGGTGCGGCCGGAGGTAGCACCCAGCAGGAAGCCGCGCGTGCGCGCATCGGCGGCGGCCCAGGCCAGGTCGCCCACCCGCTGCAGGCCGAACATCGAGTAGAAGATGTAGAACGGGATCGTCGCCAGGCCGTGGTTGCTGTAGGCGGTGCCCGCCGCGATCCACGAGCTGATCGCACCGGATTCGTTGATGCCTTCCTGCAGGATCTGCCCGTCGGTAGCTTCCTTGTAATAGCTCAGCTGGCCGGCATCCTGCGGGGTGTACAGCTGGCCCAGGTAGGAGTGGATGCCGATCTGGCGGAACAGGCCTTCCATGCCGAAGGTACGTGATTCATCGGGCACGATCGGAATGGTCAGCCTGCCCAGCTCCGGGTCCTTCAACAGCGTGGTGAGGATGCGCACGAAGCCCATGGTGGTGGACTGGCCACGGTCGCCGCTGCCCTGCAGCTGCGTGCCGAACGTTGACAGCGGCGGCACCGGCAGCGGCTCCACATGGGTACGCCGCGCCGGCAGCTGCCCGCCCTGTGCGCGGCGGCGTTCGGCGAAGTACGTTGCTTCGGCGCTGCCCGGCTGCGGGCGCAGGTAGGGCATCTGTTCCAGCTGTTCGTCGCTGACCGGCAGGTCGAAGCGGTCGCGGAAAGCGCGCACTGCATCGGCGCTCATCTTCTTCAGCTGGTGGTTGATGTTCTGGCCTTCGCCGGCCTCGCCCATGCCGAAGCCCTTTACCGTCTTGGCCAGCACCACCGTCGGCCGGCCGGTAGTCTGCATGGCCTGCAGGTAGGCCGCGTGCACCTTCTGCGGATCGTGGCCACCGCGTGCCAGCGCCCAGATCTGTTCGTCACTCATGTGCGCCACGCGGGCCAGCAGTTCCGGGTGGCCACCGAAGAAATGCTCGCGCACGTAGGCACCGTTCTGCGACTTGAACGTCTGGTAGTCGCCGTCCACGCATTCCATCATGCGCTGGCGCAGCAGGCCGTCGTGGTCGGCGGCCAGCAGCTCATCCCAGCCACCGCCCCAGATCACCTTGATGACATTCCAGCCCGCGGCACGGAAGGTGCCTTCCAGCTCCTGGATGACCTTGGCATTGCCACGCACCGGCCCGTCGAGGCGCTGCAGGTTGCAGTTGACCACGAACACCAGGTTGTCCAGGCGCTCGCGCCCGGCCAGGGAGATGGCGGCCAGCGATTCGGGCTGGTCCATTTCGCCATCGCCGAGGAACGCCCAGACTTTGCGGCCCTGGTGCGGCTTGAGCCCGCGGTATTCCAGGTAGCGCATGTAGCGCGCCTGGTAGGCGGCGGTGAGCGGGCCCAGGCCCATCGACACCGTGGGGAACTGCCAGAACTCGGGCATCAACCGCGGGTGTGGGTACGAGGACAGGCCTTCGCGCCCGGCTTCGCGGCGGAAGTTGTCCATCTGCTGATCGTCCAGGCGGCCTTCCAGGTAGGCGCGGCCGTAGATGCCGGGGGCGGAGTGGCCCTGGATGTAGATCATGTCGCCGTCAAAGGTCTCGGTGCGGCCACGGAAGAAATGATCGAAGCCCACGTCGTACAGCACTGCCGCCGACTGGTAGGTGGCGATGTGGCCGCCGACGTTGGAGTGCTTGCCAGCACGCAGCACCATCACCATTGCGTTCCAGCGGATCATCGCGTTGAGCCGCCGCTCGATGGCGAGGTCGCCGGGGTAGGGCGGCTGCCGGTGCAGCGGGATGCTGTTGGTGTAGGCGGTCCAGGCGCGCGTGTGCAGGTCGCCGTGCCGGTCTGCATCGAGGTCGGACAGCTGGTCGAGCAGGTAATGCGCGCGCGGGCGGCCGCCGATCTCGAGCACGGCCTGCAGCGACTCGCGCCACTCGCGGGTTTCCTGCGGGTCGGTATCGATGGGGGAAGAGGTGTGGTTCATGGCGTTCTCCAGAAGGCGTCGCGCGGGCGCTGCGCGGCCACCGAGAAGACAAGCGTAGGTGTGCGCCTGCGCCGCCGATAGGCGGGCAGGGCTTGGGTCTGCGCGAATGCGGGGTTGCCGTTGTTCTGTAGAGCCGAGCCCATGCTCGGCTGCATTTTGTGGAGTGCAGCCGAGCATGGGCTCGGCTCTACAGATGACCGTGCAGCCGAGCATGGGCTCGGCTCTACAGGCCCCCCTCAGCCGTGCTCGAAGCGCAGCGGCTGGCCACCCATCGCCGGGTCGCTGGTGGCAGGGCGTCCGTCTTCGGCGCGGCCCGCCAGGCGCAGCTCGCTGTCACCGGCCACCACGTGCAGGTCATACCAGCCGGCGGTGGGCGCTGCGTCCCATGCCAGCGTGGTCTGCGCGCCGGCAGCCAGGGTCAGCGTCTTCTCCGGCATGTGCCCGGCATAGGCGCCGGCATGCACACGCACCGACTGCGCGTCACTGCCGGCATTGCGCAGCTGC
This genomic stretch from Stenotrophomonas sp. SAU14A_NAIMI4_5 harbors:
- a CDS encoding TonB-dependent receptor, coding for MRRHLLAAAIPLALQSVALHSARAADAPTLPTLQVEASQPSRIDSRVTVDNPQAQNRTLGGLLEHVSGVQSSAFGPNAGAPVIRSLSGNRVQILQDGQSILGMNAISGDINIPFDPLFVRSVTVNKSSDTVRYGGNAIGGSVEVDSGLIPRSMEDKDQSMELVLRKGFNAADAQGFRMNFNNQRNVSTNLQVSRQRISHYDIPGNSKAAACNSQLFPAAGGVNSALADACQKEARVQQVYNKASQPYIDQFMTENPDWADGEFSFYTNSPTSVWQHQTYVNPVNPDYVAGTPSYVQKRINNDVTPDYHHRLGNSYSRSSQVALGSTLFFDRGYVGVSIDAKDSEYGVPGFSMQNLSFGSNYADGLPVGVVIKQERYALEALLRDPVPGIERAELRVSQLDNTSGERLGTSKANDYDFECTQAELLLAHRRVGPLSGLLGLSQQSRDVTGSGSLRYLPNVDTRSQAVFLKETLDFDWASFDAGVRHERVDHTLRPSSFKTARNSANTTLQDRDFRLNSYSIGAYVELGPLFAAKVRYSSSQRAPEINELYASNAHYSVMTQEEGNQNLDPERAKNLELTGLFHLGGFQLSATAYRMRYENYLYLGYSGLQTANRLPLKYWKQTDTTVKGFEVDASQSLMLGRFGSLEVSAFADLVKNKADHPDSLRAHNDGEYLPNMPTNRYGATVQWQREGWKAQLSSTYYDTQKYLGRNVSEEVPLDAFNLVDLQLSREIPLRTTAVAGMEVFINGSNLLNEEARPHNSPLKYIAPLPGRGFQVGVTVRL
- a CDS encoding OsmC family protein, whose protein sequence is MSLALPRTALTFIGAAALSSLLLLSAPGAVAAEDAVSPLRAYVAAKRAAIQAQSAQPAVPTTIHAKVTAESRSGVRRLRIGPTGEFQYISDSGRDYAGYNLGAGSWDSLVGTLASSVADEYVVQAAVQDIPLDALDVVFTSIPERKSASLAYPNNLSYVVYIDSPATDAQLQALKRAVHENSSAIDLVTRPQQVSHADVDYVQSSSTRNPKLPPGLRDFITEEKRPAVLARQAPRDPKDAPREPETLLARAHVEPHTGLRHVFLGKDGYHQQLHDSAPGLLGYGLAPTVEEHLLGVTGTCLTHIFEVQAASRNVLLDSLELTVDGQLSPRFGKGVTTPARYSGIRYRVRIESPASAQEIDALRQSVEATCPLYNLVKDEQKLEGRIVRGPYADAAQ
- the aceE gene encoding pyruvate dehydrogenase (acetyl-transferring), homodimeric type encodes the protein MNHTSSPIDTDPQETREWRESLQAVLEIGGRPRAHYLLDQLSDLDADRHGDLHTRAWTAYTNSIPLHRQPPYPGDLAIERRLNAMIRWNAMVMVLRAGKHSNVGGHIATYQSAAVLYDVGFDHFFRGRTETFDGDMIYIQGHSAPGIYGRAYLEGRLDDQQMDNFRREAGREGLSSYPHPRLMPEFWQFPTVSMGLGPLTAAYQARYMRYLEYRGLKPHQGRKVWAFLGDGEMDQPESLAAISLAGRERLDNLVFVVNCNLQRLDGPVRGNAKVIQELEGTFRAAGWNVIKVIWGGGWDELLAADHDGLLRQRMMECVDGDYQTFKSQNGAYVREHFFGGHPELLARVAHMSDEQIWALARGGHDPQKVHAAYLQAMQTTGRPTVVLAKTVKGFGMGEAGEGQNINHQLKKMSADAVRAFRDRFDLPVSDEQLEQMPYLRPQPGSAEATYFAERRRAQGGQLPARRTHVEPLPVPPLSTFGTQLQGSGDRGQSTTMGFVRILTTLLKDPELGRLTIPIVPDESRTFGMEGLFRQIGIHSYLGQLYTPQDAGQLSYYKEATDGQILQEGINESGAISSWIAAGTAYSNHGLATIPFYIFYSMFGLQRVGDLAWAAADARTRGFLLGATSGRTTLMGEGLQHDDGHSHVLSSVIPSCISYDPTYNFELAVIIHDGLRRMYVDQEDIYYYITLLNENYPHPALPEGAEAGILKGLYLLHPAPADASAQPRMQLMGSGAILREVEAAATLLQQDFGIASDVWSATSLTELRRDGLAAERWNLLHPAAEARVPYVQQCLAGYAGPVVVATDYMKIVADQIRPFIDDRRFIALGTDGFGRSDTRESLRTFFEVDRHFIVLAALKALADDGRVERTLMQVAIERYGIDVDKADPAAP
- a CDS encoding DUF4189 domain-containing protein translates to MNWMHAISCALLLGVSSTAGAASAIAYDADGAYGYSMNQATVSASMQNAVKYCAARSRNCGQSAVATGEGYSAIFTGTVSMGFALAEASPEAAQRKAEKMCRERANDCTLAVMWREQPSQVIERPWHPGAPAPAPVPEPRRIY
- a CDS encoding ATP-dependent helicase yields the protein MDSLQHFHPATRDWFRSAFAASTPVQDEAWASIAAGRHTLVVAPTGSGKTLAAFLHAIDQVFAERDGDARRDPAAKPVPRTRVLYLSPIKALGSDVQRNLQVPLKGISARRGERGDPAVALTVAMRTGDTSSSDRARLVRRPPDILITTPESLYLMLTSQAREILRDVHTVILDEIHAVAGGKRGSHLALSLERLDALLQAPAQRIGLSATVRPVEGVAAFLGGDRPVQVVQPPSQRQLELKIVVPVEDMTDLVVHGPAEGRGAGARTGSIWPHVEASILDNVMRHRSTIVFANSRGVAERLTARLNELHAERTGVEPAGEADAADTAAYGSFTGSTVNRVTTPASVIARSHHGSVSKEQRAAIEQALKSGDLRCVVATSSLELGIDMGLVDLVIQVAAPPSVSSALQRVGRAGHQVGGMSRGLLYPRTRRDLVDAVVVVDSMLHGRIEALDPPRNPLDVLAQQTVAAVAMEPLDVEAWFARVRRAAPYRTLPRSAFDAVLDMLAGRYPSDEFAGFRPRLVWDRKTGTLTARPGARQLAVTSGGTIPDRGMYAVVLPEGEEQAGSRRVGELDEEMVHESRVNDVITLGATSWRIDQITLDQVVVTPAPGRSARLPFWRGEGIGRPAELGQATGAFLAELETEPGGAAEPSPALLARLRDRGLDERAISNMLALVAEQQQATGVLPTDLRLVVERCRDELGDWRVMLHSPYGRRVHDPWALAVAARLREQAGIDPAVVASDDGIIVRMPDRSGTPPGAELFLFDASHLRQVINRSVAGSALFAARFRECASRALLLPRRTPGKRSPLWQQRLRAGQLLEIARGHDEFPILVETARECLQDVYDLDALDALMLRVQAGQVQVVEVDTAVPSPFAANLLFGYVAEFMYEADVPLAERRASVLSLDSGLLAELLGEVDLGELLDDAVVATVERELQRLDPARHARGSEGVADLLRELGPLPAVEVAQRITEPAQADAWLQALQAAGRAIRVPVAGVQQWAAVEDAVRLRDVLGIIPPADVAEVFLAPVPDPLGDLLGRHARTHGPFSSGSVAARFGLGVAVVDAALHVLQEQGRVVRGRFGLDRRAADEVAAAASPRAGHEWVGTEVLQRLRLRSLQAAREATRPVPVQAYVGLLLQGQGVLPGGARLRDSEGVLQVIEQLAGLPLPASLWEQQVLPARVPGYTPALLDELLATGRVLWVGHGRLGDDDGLVSLHLRERAAETLPVTPVQVEDSPMQQAILQVLADGGAFFARQLAMQVQPRLAGADTAGEDFQTALWQLAWRGQISSDLWAPLRALGGARPARARPTPVSRRRRGFAFVPLTTDTAGLELASSTGPTLAGRWSLLPRERASDTLRALAQTEALLDRYTVVTRSAAMSEAVAGGFPALRPVLRSMEDAGQLLRGRFVEGMGGAQFAQRDDIDRLRASAEQTRGPDGWVALSALDPANPFGSLLPWPQPIAGPRPVRRAGAMVVIGEGRLQLYLPQGGRQLTSWIEDKAGDVATRWATAAQALAVGLRRGRRLSFTLERINDEAIHRGLAIDALRAAGFSNEPRGLGWNG